GGCGAAGAACAGGACGACAGCGACCTCGATATACTCGTAGAGTTCAGCGAAGAAAGTTTTGATAATTATATGGGACTTAAATTCGAGCTTGAGCGGATCTTTGATCGCCCGGTAGACCTTGTCATTCCCAAGACGCTGAAATCCCGCATCAAGGATATCGTCGAGCGGGAAGTATGTTATGCCTAGCGCGATGCCTAGGGACGCGCGTCTTTTCCTTGACGATATCATCGCTGCCTGTGATC
This is a stretch of genomic DNA from Spirochaetota bacterium. It encodes these proteins:
- a CDS encoding nucleotidyltransferase family protein; its protein translation is MAYSMLMNDIVQKLREIKPLLAERFRVREIGVFGSFSRGEEQDDSDLDILVEFSEESFDNYMGLKFELERIFDRPVDLVIPKTLKSRIKDIVEREVCYA